One segment of Panicum virgatum strain AP13 chromosome 3K, P.virgatum_v5, whole genome shotgun sequence DNA contains the following:
- the LOC120699021 gene encoding uncharacterized protein LOC120699021, protein MMHPRLLLLPIIMASLQRLTAAVNATTADSDCPPATCGNLTITYPFSPAFQLTCDSAASGAFLGVSSYMRVLDIDYGNRSLVAVHVLVAADAACTVIFNVSSAFAISDRFRISANNRELYVLSKCRGTPSPPPPGAVPVTNCSSNNSSGTFVYLGGGYGTGQPPANDRGCELAMFPVLGSEAEGATADSYRRLIRAGFRLEWEPVGDCDACRASGGQCRYDGNTAAFACLCSGGDMRQ, encoded by the exons ATGATGCATCCCAGGCTGCTATTGTTGCCAATAATCATGGCTTCCTTGCAGCGGCTGACCGCCGCCGTCAACGCCACCACCGCAGACTCCGATTGCCCTCCGGCGACATGCGGCAACCTGACCATCACCTACCCGTTCTCGCCGGCGTTCCAGCTCACATGCGACTCCGCAGCGTCCGGCGCGTTCCTGGGCGTCAGCTCCTACATGAGGGTCCTCGACATCGACTACGGCAACCGCTCCCTCGTCGCCGTCCACGTCCTCGTTGCCGCCGACGCCGCATGCACCGTCATCTTCAACGTGTCCTCCGCCTTCGCGATCTCGGACAGGTTCAGGATCAGCGCCAACAACAGGGAGCTCTACGTCCTGTCCAAGTGCAGGgggacgccgtcgccgccgccgcccggcgcggTCCCCGTGACCAactgcagcagcaacaacagcagcgGCACGTTCGTGTACCTGGGTGGAG GTTATGGCACGGGCCAGCCGCCGGCGAACGACCGAGGCTGCGAGCTCGCCATGTTCCCGGTGCTCGGTTCGGAGGCAGAAGGCGCCACGGCGGACAGTTACAGGCGGCTCATAAGGGCGGGGTTCAGGTTGGAGTGGGAACCTGTCGGTGACTGCGACGCCTGCAGAGCCAGCGGCGGCCAGTGCCGGTACGATGGCAACACGGCGGCGTTTGCGTGCCTTTGCTCGGGCGGCGACATGCG ACAGTAA
- the LOC120699022 gene encoding LEAF RUST 10 DISEASE-RESISTANCE LOCUS RECEPTOR-LIKE PROTEIN KINASE-like 1.2: MMMGAAIFVILHKRRKKKRSASLDGLIRDGTPLASLRKEFSMTGSPRTHIFSYEELDEATDGFSEARELGVGGFGTVYKGILSDGSVVAVKLQYNNSYKGVEQFLNEVDILSRLRHPNLVTLYGCTSQQSSRDRDLLLVYEFVPNGTLADHLHGARAGAGPATGSSPPPPLLPWPTRLGIAVETASALDYLHAVEPRQVVHRDVKTNNILQDEGFHVKVADFGLSRLFPADATHVSTAPQGTPGYLDPMYHQRYQLTDKSDVYSFGVVLVELISSKPAVDMNRTGADVNLANMAVLMIQDHGIDRLVDPRLGYATDGWTVDVVAEMAFRCLQPEQDVRPPIREVLDALRELQRMEQAEDDVGLLMKKSRDGSPDTVMYPWTSPSTTAHNSS; encoded by the exons ATGATGATGGGCGCCGCCATTTTCGTCATACTACACAagcgaaggaagaagaaacgaTCCGCCTCACTGGACGGCCTCATCCGTGACGGCACGCCGCTAGCGTCTCTTAGGAAAGAATTCAGCATGACCGGCTCGCCGCGCACGCACATCTTCAGCTACGAGGAGCTCGACGAGGCGACCGACGGGTTCAGCGAAGCCCGCgagctcggcgtcggcggctTCGGGACAGTCTACAAAG GCATTCTGAGCGACGGCAGCGTGGTGGCGGTGAAGCTGCAGTACAATAACAGCTACAAGGGCGTGGAGCAGTTCCTGAACGAGGTGGACATCCTGTCGCGGCTGCGCCACCCCAACCTGGTCACGCTCTACGGCTGCACCTCGCAGCAGAGCAGCCGGGACCGCGACCTCCTCCTCGTCTACGAGTTCGTCCCCAACGGCACGCTCGCCGACCACCTCcacggcgcgcgcgccggcgccggaccgGCCACggggtcctcgccgccgccgccgctgctcccgtGGCCCACGCGGCTCGGCATCGCCGTCGAGACGGCGAGCGCGCTGGACTACCTCCACGCCGTGGAGCCGCGGCAGGTGGTGCACCGCGACGTCAAGACCAACAACATCCTCCAGGACGAAGGGTTCCACGTGAAGGTCGCCGACTTCGGGCTGTCCCGGCTGTTCCCCGCCGACGCCACGCACGTGTCCACCGCGCCGCAGGGCACGCCGGGGTACCTCGACCCCATGTACCACCAGCGGTACCAGCTCACCGACAAGAgcgacgtgtacagcttcggcgtggtgctggtggagctcATCTCGTCCAAGCCGGCGGTGGACATGAACCGCACCGGCGCAGACGTGAACCTGGCCAACATGGCCGTGCTCATGATCCAGGACCACGGGATCGACCGGCTGGTGGACCCGCGGCTCGGGTACGCGACGGACGGATGGACGGTCGACGTCGTGGCCGAGATGGCGTTCCGGTGCCTGCAGCCGGAGCAGGACGTGAGGCCGCCGATTAGGGAGGTGCTGGACGCGCTGAGAGAGTTGCAGAGGATGGAGCAGGCTGAGGATGACGTGGGACTGCTGATGAAGAAGAGCAGGGACGGGTCGCCGGACACCGTCATGTACCCGTGGACAAGCCCGTCCACGACGGCCCATAACAGCAGTTGA
- the LOC120699023 gene encoding translation initiation factor IF-2-like codes for MGDYHRPYRGDLRSPPSSAPDPAFTHANGYFSSSASPHSNNGYFSPAFAKDDAFPGAGPGGDRRIEIYTTAPPPHLPPPPGHTLALPPPPGWKEGRMGGGGAGRKGGGGGASMWCLSDPEMKRRRRVASYKAYSVEGKVKASLRRGLRWFKGKCSEIFHHGW; via the coding sequence ATGGGTGACTACCACCGTCCCTACCGGGGCGAcctccgctcgccgccgtcctccgcgcCGGACCCGGCCTTCACGCacgccaacggctacttctcctcctcggcctccccgcACTCTAACAACGGCTACTTCTCCCCAGCCTTCGCCAAGGACGACGCTTTCCCTGgcgccggccccggcggcgaccggcggatCGAGATCTACACCacggcgcctccgccgcaccTTCCACCTCCGCCGGGACACACGCTGGCGCTGCCCCCGCCGCCTGGGTGGAAGGAGGGGCGCATggggggaggcggcgctggcagGAAAGGCGGAGGGGGCGGAGCCAGCATGTGGTGCCTCAGCGACCCGGAGATGAAGCGGCGTCGAAGGGTGGCCAGCTACAAGGCCTACTCGGtggagggcaaggtgaaggcgtCGCTGCGGCGGGGGCTCCGGTGGTTCAAGGGCAAGTGCTCCGAGATCTTCCACCACGGATGGTAA